One Aquipuribacter sp. SD81 genomic region harbors:
- a CDS encoding DEAD/DEAH box helicase produces MAGRAQQPQRGGARGGTAVRERRRDRDQEGIIPQLAKAVREVEGAARRGRLRPSARTTFQVVALLVREERARVKADTELGEAWRTEQLKRLDGVATILAKTAALDTSVIQLLGDDAEVSEDARIQRREMYEAAGLQATPLPGDRRGDRRTDRRPERPGADGAEEPQERRTVPPSVVARQLANPFLLPDHEAAERRRPVLGRLSSWELLEPLFRAFEEGGGSSCMELPEPAPVALPDSLELMPHQARVVAAARAGHREFLLADEPGLGKTAQALLAAQAADAYPLLAVVPNVVKTSWAREARLWTPQRQVTVVHGDGEDVDGFADVVVVNYDILDRHVDWLADLGLRGIVVDEAHFIKNKGSQRSRNVLHLADRVRARIMRPLVMALTGTPLINDIEDFQAIWELLGWIDEERPLGPLMRALEETGLTPADRAFYPAARQAVVDLGIVRRRKVDVAADIPARRVADLPVELDDEASRDIRAAERRLARRLVRRYDAALLARLGEGADVARLPADTALVRQVAEWEREGGEEAAGENVFALMRRIGRAKSGLAADYAAQLSHNVGKVVFFAKHVDVMDAAEETFARRGIRYASVRGDQTRTARQENVDAFVQDPEVAVAVCSLTAAGVGLNLQVASDVVLAELSWTAAEQTQAIDRVHRIGQDRPVTAWRVIASQTVDTRVAELIDSKAGLAARALDGSDDEVTGAVDVQLEALVDLLSRELAERAAA; encoded by the coding sequence TTGGCCGGACGAGCCCAGCAGCCCCAGCGCGGCGGCGCGCGCGGCGGGACGGCCGTGCGCGAGCGCCGCCGGGACCGCGACCAGGAGGGGATCATCCCCCAGCTGGCCAAGGCGGTCCGCGAGGTCGAGGGCGCCGCGCGGCGCGGGCGGCTACGCCCCTCGGCGCGGACGACGTTCCAGGTCGTCGCGCTGCTCGTCCGCGAGGAGCGGGCGAGGGTCAAGGCCGACACCGAGCTCGGCGAGGCCTGGCGGACCGAGCAGCTGAAGCGCCTCGACGGGGTCGCGACGATCCTGGCGAAGACCGCGGCGCTCGACACCTCCGTCATCCAGCTGCTCGGCGACGACGCCGAGGTGAGCGAGGACGCCCGCATCCAGCGCCGCGAGATGTACGAGGCGGCCGGGCTGCAGGCGACGCCCCTGCCCGGCGACCGGCGGGGCGACCGGCGCACCGACCGCCGCCCGGAGCGGCCGGGTGCCGACGGCGCCGAGGAGCCCCAGGAGCGTCGCACGGTCCCGCCGTCGGTCGTCGCGCGCCAGCTCGCCAACCCCTTCCTGCTGCCGGACCACGAGGCCGCGGAGCGCCGGCGTCCGGTGCTCGGGCGCCTCAGCAGCTGGGAGCTGCTCGAGCCGCTGTTCCGGGCCTTCGAGGAGGGCGGCGGGTCCTCGTGCATGGAGCTGCCGGAGCCGGCGCCCGTCGCGCTGCCGGACTCCCTGGAGCTCATGCCGCACCAGGCCCGCGTCGTCGCCGCGGCGCGCGCCGGGCACCGCGAGTTCCTGCTCGCCGACGAGCCGGGCCTCGGCAAGACCGCCCAGGCGCTGCTCGCGGCGCAGGCTGCCGACGCGTACCCGCTGCTCGCGGTGGTCCCCAACGTCGTCAAGACGAGCTGGGCCCGGGAGGCACGGCTGTGGACGCCGCAGCGGCAGGTCACCGTCGTCCACGGTGACGGGGAGGACGTCGACGGCTTCGCCGACGTCGTCGTCGTCAACTACGACATCCTCGACCGGCACGTCGACTGGCTCGCCGACCTCGGGCTGCGCGGCATCGTGGTCGACGAGGCGCACTTCATCAAGAACAAGGGCTCGCAGCGCTCGCGCAACGTGCTGCACCTCGCCGACCGCGTGCGCGCCCGCATCATGCGCCCCCTCGTGATGGCGCTGACGGGCACGCCCCTCATCAACGACATCGAGGACTTCCAGGCCATCTGGGAGCTGCTCGGCTGGATCGACGAGGAGCGTCCCCTCGGCCCGCTCATGCGGGCGCTGGAGGAGACCGGCCTGACACCGGCCGACCGGGCCTTCTACCCGGCCGCGCGGCAGGCGGTCGTCGACCTCGGCATCGTGCGTCGGCGCAAGGTCGACGTCGCGGCCGACATCCCCGCCCGCCGCGTCGCCGACCTGCCCGTGGAGCTGGACGACGAGGCGAGCCGCGACATCCGCGCCGCGGAGCGGCGGCTCGCGCGCCGGCTCGTGCGCCGCTACGACGCCGCGCTGCTCGCGCGCCTCGGCGAGGGCGCGGACGTCGCGCGGCTGCCCGCCGACACCGCGCTCGTGCGGCAGGTCGCCGAGTGGGAGCGCGAGGGCGGCGAGGAGGCGGCGGGGGAGAACGTCTTCGCCCTCATGCGCCGGATCGGCCGGGCCAAGTCGGGGCTGGCCGCGGACTACGCCGCGCAGCTGTCGCACAACGTCGGCAAGGTCGTGTTCTTCGCGAAGCACGTCGACGTCATGGACGCCGCGGAGGAGACCTTCGCGCGGCGCGGCATCCGCTACGCCTCGGTGCGCGGGGACCAGACGCGGACCGCGCGCCAGGAGAACGTCGACGCGTTCGTGCAGGACCCCGAGGTCGCCGTGGCGGTCTGCTCGCTGACCGCGGCCGGGGTCGGCCTCAACCTGCAGGTCGCCTCCGACGTGGTCCTCGCCGAGCTGTCGTGGACCGCGGCCGAGCAGACGCAGGCGATCGACCGCGTCCACCGCATCGGGCAGGACCGGCCGGTCACCGCGTGGCGCGTCATCGCCTCGCAGACCGTCGACACGCGGGTCGCCGAGCTCATCGACAGCAAGGCCGGTCTCGCGGCCCGGGCCCTCGACGGGTCCGACGACGAGGTGACCGGGGCCGTGGACGTCCAGCTGGAGGCCCTCGTCGACCTGCTGTCGCGCGAGCTCGCCGAGCGCGCCGCGGCCTAG